The following nucleotide sequence is from Myxosarcina sp. GI1.
CTTTGAAGCAGTAATTGCTATTTCTCCTGCAATTAAAACTTACTACTATGCTTTACGAGGTGAGGGTGCATACTGGGGTACTTTAGATAAAGATTTAGAAGCCTGTAGTCCTTTAAAAATAGCCAATCCCGAACCAAATATCTTGTTGGGGTGGGAAATGGGTCATTTAAAAGCTAGTTTGACCGATAAGTATGGGATTATTGACGTTCAAAAAGATTACTCTGCCACCAAACCCATTCCTAACACCAACGGAATTTTTACTAGCAATAAAGTAGCTGGTGCGATTTTACGCAGGGGTAAATTTATCGACGGCGGCGCGTTAGCGTTTTTAGCCAGAGAAGCAGGCTGTATCGTCAGTACTTTTAATGGCAGCGAACTGCCTCGGCTTTCTGCTTGCCAAAATCTGAGCTTGCCTGGATTGATAATTGCTACCTCAACCGAAGTGCATCAAGATTTAGTAACGGCTTGTCAAAACTTAGTAAAAAAATAGCAGTATTTATTTTGTCGATCGCTAGGTAAGATAGAGAAAACTGCGATCGCTTCTTGATATCGATGATTCAATCTCAGAGCCATACCAATCTACAACAGCCAGATCCTTCAGAATCAATAATTATCGCTAAAGATGTAGAAAAGTGGTATGACAATAATTTTCATGCCCTCAAAGGAGTTACCCTAAACGTTAAAAAACAAGAAGTAGTTGTAATTATGGGACCTTCTGGTTCGGGAAAATCTACTTTTATTCGTACTTTTAACGCTCTCGAACCATATCAGAAAGGCAGTATCGAAATTGATGGCATCGAACTTTCTCGCGATTTAAAAAACATCGAAGCCATTCGCCGCGAAGTAGGAATGGTGTTTCAACAGTTTAATCTGTTTCCCCATCTAACAGTGCTAAAAAACGTTACTCTCGCGCCAGTGTGGGTACGCAGGCGATCTAAAAAACAAGCCGATGAAAT
It contains:
- a CDS encoding amino acid ABC transporter ATP-binding protein, whose amino-acid sequence is MIQSQSHTNLQQPDPSESIIIAKDVEKWYDNNFHALKGVTLNVKKQEVVVIMGPSGSGKSTFIRTFNALEPYQKGSIEIDGIELSRDLKNIEAIRREVGMVFQQFNLFPHLTVLKNVTLAPVWVRRRSKKQADEIAMQLLEKVGILEQAHKFPGQLSGGQQQRVAIARALAMQPKIMLFDEPTSALDPEMVREVLDTMRSLAESGMTMVCVTHEVGFAKEVADRLVFMDDGTIVEIATPEEFFNNPKEERSKQFLSQIL
- a CDS encoding inositol monophosphatase family protein; protein product: MSSQSKPREILCTLLPHLRVAAGYADYIQNKIAVLPAKDGGDNFFATALTDADLSIQTFVEVALLGTFPNIRFHGEEHEQSRNTKYFRAIDLGEPDDYLITLDPIDGTKFYLDGHDNYQIILAIVNADDFEAVIAISPAIKTYYYALRGEGAYWGTLDKDLEACSPLKIANPEPNILLGWEMGHLKASLTDKYGIIDVQKDYSATKPIPNTNGIFTSNKVAGAILRRGKFIDGGALAFLAREAGCIVSTFNGSELPRLSACQNLSLPGLIIATSTEVHQDLVTACQNLVKK